Proteins co-encoded in one Medicago truncatula cultivar Jemalong A17 chromosome 8, MtrunA17r5.0-ANR, whole genome shotgun sequence genomic window:
- the LOC11426089 gene encoding WD repeat domain-containing protein 83, translated as MSVEDLPRKEVNVLKGHEGGVLAARFNSDGNYILSCGKDRTIRLWNPHRGIHIKTYKSHGREVRDVHVTTDNSKLCSCGGDRQVYYWDVATGRVIRKFRGHDGEVNGVKFNEYSSVVVSAGYDQSLRAWDCRSHSTEPIQIIDTFADSVMSVCLTKTEIIGGSVDGTVRTFDMRIGREISDSLGQPVNCISMSNDGNCILAGCLDSTVRLLDRTTGELLQEYKGHTNKSYKLDCCLTNTDAHVTGGSEDGFVYFWDLVDASVVSKFRAHTSVVTSVSYHPKENCMITSSVDGTIRVWKT; from the exons ATGAGTGTGGAAGATCTTCCTCGGAAGGAGGTGAACGTGCTCAAGGGTCACGAAGGTGGCGTGCTTGCCGCGAGGTTCAACTCCGACGGCAATTATATCCTCAGTTGCGGTAAGGACCGTACCATACGCCTCTGGAATCCTCACCGTGGAATTCATATCAAAACCTATAAATCCCATGGCCGTGAAGTCCGCGATGTCCACGTCACCAC GGACAACTCCAAGTTATGTTCCTGTGGTGGAGATAGACAGGTTTATTATTGGGACGTTGCAACTGGACGTGTAATTAGAAAATTCCGTGGCCATGATGGTGAG GTAAATGGTGTAAAATTCAATGAGTATTCATCAGTTGTAGTCTCAGCAGGCTATGATCAATCATTGCGTGCTTGGGACTGCAGATCCCATAGCACTGAGCCAATTCAG ATTATTGACACATTCGCAGATAGTGTGATGTCTGTTTGTTTAACAAAAACGGAAATTATCGGAGGAAGTGTTGATGGAACTGTTCGAACATTTGATATGCGTATCGGAAG AGAAATATCGGATAGCTTAGGGCAACCTGTCAACTGTATATCAATGTCAAATGATGGTAACTGCATCCTAGCCGGTTGCTTAGACTCTACTGTGCGTCTTCTGGATAG AACCACAGGGGAACTACTACAAGAATATAAAGGACACACCAATAAG TCTTACAAATTGGATTGCTGCCTTACCAATACGGATGCTCATGTAACTGGTGGCTCTGAGGATGGCTTCGTCTATTTCTGGGATCTTGTAGATGCATCCGTTGTTTCAAAATTCAGAGCTCACACCTCAGtg GTAACAAGTGTAAGTTATCACCCCAAGGAAAACTGCATGATAACATCATCTGTAGATGGCACTATTCGGGTATGGAAGACATAA